One genomic window of Deinococcus budaensis includes the following:
- a CDS encoding tRNA (adenine(22)-N(1))-methyltransferase TrmK: MRLPSLDARLEAVLALIRAGTHADIGSDHAHLPIRLIAQGRAERCVVVELHPGPLAHARGNVARARLAARIEVRAGDGFGPLAPGEVDSASVTGMGAGTIAGILRRAGEGRLPPALVLQPNDSPGPLRVWAREHGYHLRAERLIPGHWPYPVLRLERRPGDDPAYQGLPLAAALRYGPHLLREGATLLRRQVWADIVRLTPLAAPGRTAQTQLETARAALEVLGGDGH; the protein is encoded by the coding sequence GTGAGGCTGCCCTCCCTGGACGCCCGGCTGGAGGCGGTCCTGGCGCTGATCCGGGCGGGCACGCACGCCGATATCGGCTCGGACCACGCGCATCTGCCCATTCGCCTGATCGCCCAGGGCCGCGCCGAGCGCTGCGTGGTCGTCGAACTCCACCCCGGGCCGCTGGCCCACGCGCGGGGGAACGTGGCCCGCGCCCGGCTGGCGGCGCGGATCGAGGTGCGCGCAGGCGACGGCTTCGGCCCGCTGGCCCCCGGCGAGGTGGACAGCGCCAGCGTCACTGGCATGGGCGCCGGGACCATCGCGGGCATCCTGCGGCGGGCGGGCGAGGGACGGCTGCCGCCCGCGCTGGTGCTTCAGCCCAACGACTCGCCGGGACCGCTGCGCGTGTGGGCGCGCGAGCACGGCTACCACCTGCGCGCCGAGCGCCTGATTCCCGGCCACTGGCCCTACCCGGTGCTGCGGCTGGAGCGGAGGCCGGGCGACGACCCCGCCTACCAGGGACTCCCCCTCGCGGCGGCGCTGCGTTACGGGCCGCACCTGCTGCGGGAGGGGGCCACGCTGCTCCGGCGTCAGGTGTGGGCCGATATCGTGCGCCTGACACCGCTGGCCGCTCCGGGCCGCACCGCCCAGACCCAACTGGAGACGGCGCGGGCAGCGCTGGAGGTCCTGGGCGGAGACGGCCACTAA
- a CDS encoding MOSC domain-containing protein, whose amino-acid sequence MKTIHELRATFPRPGRLDWIGLREARRAPIQSVPDAEAHPLVGLLGDHGKVAPGRLRALTGPPGEAAHVARAAPIPGGPGRRQVTLIQAEHLPVIAALAGLAQATPEQLRRNLVVSGLPLLALKDARFRVGEVVLEGTGECHPCSRMEETLGVGGYNAVRGHGGLTARVIVGGVLRVGDVVEPL is encoded by the coding sequence GTGAAGACGATCCACGAGTTGCGGGCCACCTTTCCCCGTCCGGGCCGCCTGGACTGGATCGGGCTGCGGGAGGCCCGCCGCGCCCCCATTCAGAGTGTGCCGGACGCCGAGGCGCATCCGCTGGTCGGTCTGCTTGGGGACCACGGCAAGGTCGCGCCGGGGCGCCTGCGGGCGCTGACCGGGCCGCCGGGCGAGGCCGCCCACGTCGCCCGCGCCGCGCCCATCCCCGGCGGCCCGGGGCGGCGGCAGGTCACCCTGATTCAGGCCGAGCACCTGCCGGTGATCGCGGCGCTCGCCGGGCTGGCGCAGGCCACACCCGAGCAGTTGCGCCGCAACCTGGTCGTGAGCGGGCTGCCGCTGCTGGCCCTCAAAGACGCCCGCTTCCGGGTGGGCGAGGTCGTGCTGGAGGGCACCGGGGAGTGCCACCCCTGCTCGCGGATGGAGGAGACGCTGGGCGTGGGCGGCTACAACGCGGTGCGCGGGCACGGCGGGCTGACCGCGCGGGTGATCGTGGGCGGGGTGCTGCGGGTGGGGGACGTGGTGGAGCCGCTGTGA
- the tyrS gene encoding tyrosine--tRNA ligase has protein sequence MNDIRRQLPAEEQLELLKRGVVDLVTEDDLRRKLTRSLETGIPLRVKLGADPTRPDLHLGHAVILRKMRQFQDLGHRVIMLIGDFTAMIGDPSGKSKTRPPLTLEETRANAQSYLEQCRLVLRDDPEVLEVRFNGEWLEPMGYADVIRLASRYTVARILERDDFTKRLNAGTPISVHELLYPLTQGYDSVALQADVELGGTDQLFNNLVGRALQRDYGQEAQVVLTLPLLVGLDGVEKMSKSLDNYIGLTDEPHLMFAKLMKVPDPLLPNYFTLLTDLPQSQVAELLAGHPVAAHRVLAREVVAWLHPEADLDAAEERFRSVAQGAIPGNIPSVAVPSDLAGDDGRYSVARLAVLAGLEPSNGAARKLIQNRGLRLDGETYTEPQGSVALPTGGVVIQKGKDRFVRLTPGT, from the coding sequence ATGAACGACATCCGCCGTCAGCTGCCCGCCGAGGAACAACTTGAACTTCTGAAGCGCGGCGTCGTGGACCTCGTCACCGAGGACGACCTGCGCCGCAAGCTCACCCGCAGCCTGGAGACGGGCATCCCGCTGCGCGTCAAGCTGGGCGCCGACCCCACCCGGCCGGACCTGCACCTCGGGCACGCGGTGATTTTGCGCAAGATGCGGCAGTTTCAGGACCTCGGGCACCGGGTCATCATGCTGATCGGTGACTTCACCGCCATGATCGGCGACCCCAGCGGCAAGTCCAAGACCCGCCCGCCGCTGACGCTGGAAGAGACCCGCGCCAACGCCCAGAGCTACCTCGAGCAGTGCCGCCTCGTACTACGCGACGACCCCGAGGTGCTGGAGGTGCGCTTCAACGGCGAGTGGCTCGAACCGATGGGCTACGCGGACGTGATTCGCCTGGCGAGCCGCTACACGGTCGCCCGCATTCTGGAGCGCGACGACTTCACCAAGCGGCTGAACGCCGGAACGCCCATCAGTGTCCACGAACTGCTCTACCCGCTCACCCAGGGCTACGACTCGGTCGCGCTGCAAGCGGACGTGGAACTCGGCGGCACCGACCAGCTGTTCAATAACCTGGTGGGCCGCGCCCTGCAACGCGACTATGGGCAAGAAGCCCAGGTCGTGCTGACCCTGCCGCTGCTCGTCGGCCTCGACGGCGTGGAGAAGATGTCCAAGAGCCTCGACAACTACATCGGCCTGACCGACGAACCGCACCTGATGTTCGCCAAACTGATGAAGGTGCCCGACCCGCTGCTGCCCAACTACTTCACGCTGCTGACTGACCTGCCGCAGTCCCAGGTCGCTGAGCTGCTCGCCGGGCATCCGGTCGCCGCGCACCGCGTCCTGGCCCGCGAGGTGGTCGCCTGGCTGCACCCGGAAGCCGACCTCGACGCCGCCGAGGAACGCTTCCGCTCGGTGGCCCAGGGCGCCATCCCCGGGAACATCCCCAGCGTGGCTGTCCCGAGCGACCTGGCGGGCGACGACGGCCGCTACAGCGTGGCCCGGCTGGCGGTGCTGGCAGGCCTGGAACCCAGCAACGGCGCGGCCCGCAAACTGATTCAGAACCGCGGGCTGCGGCTCGACGGTGAGACCTACACCGAACCGCAGGGCAGCGTCGCGCTGCCGACGGGCGGCGTGGTCATCCAGAAGGGCAAGGACCGCTTCGTGCGGCTGACCCCGGGAACCTGA
- the pyk gene encoding pyruvate kinase encodes MKHFDRATKIVATIGPASRNPDTLGRMIDAGLNVVRMNFSHGDPEDHRQTVQLVRELAARKGVAIGILQDLQGPKIRVGRFAQGAVTLESGQPFTITMDDVEGDETRVGSTYKGLAQDVHPGMLLLLDDGNMALRVEAVRGRDVLTKVVIGGVLKNNKGINVPQADLSVPALSEKDVQDMEFGAGLGVDWVALSFVRSRDDLLLARHYLARFGSRARLMAKIEKPQAVDRFDDILREVDGIMVARGDLGVEMRPEQVPTIQKRLIRLCREAGKPVITATQMLESMIHLPRPTRAEASDVANAIYDGTDAVMLSAESAAGQYPVEAVAMMDRIAREAESSEHYAVMQRQLVVDTELAQDSIAYAACSIGEKLEAPAIVTFTSTGGAASRIAKYRPAVAILALTPNEQTRNQLALSWGVFPMLSEDPHDTDDMVRIANDELKKSGLAEIGDRYVITAGVPFGVRGTTNMLRVERLREEDLSDRV; translated from the coding sequence ATGAAACACTTTGACAGGGCAACCAAAATCGTCGCCACCATCGGCCCGGCCAGCCGCAATCCGGACACGCTGGGGCGGATGATCGACGCGGGGCTGAACGTGGTCCGCATGAACTTCAGCCACGGGGACCCCGAAGACCACCGCCAGACGGTGCAGCTCGTGCGCGAACTCGCGGCGCGCAAGGGCGTGGCGATCGGCATCCTGCAAGACCTTCAGGGACCCAAGATCCGGGTGGGCCGCTTTGCCCAGGGCGCGGTCACGCTGGAAAGCGGGCAGCCGTTTACCATCACCATGGACGACGTCGAGGGCGACGAGACGCGGGTGGGCAGCACCTACAAGGGGCTGGCGCAGGATGTCCACCCCGGCATGCTGCTGCTGCTCGACGACGGGAACATGGCGCTGCGCGTCGAGGCGGTGCGTGGCCGGGACGTGCTTACCAAGGTGGTGATCGGCGGCGTCCTGAAAAACAACAAGGGCATCAACGTGCCCCAGGCCGACCTCTCGGTGCCTGCGCTCTCCGAAAAGGACGTGCAGGACATGGAATTCGGCGCGGGGCTGGGCGTGGACTGGGTGGCCCTGAGTTTCGTGCGCTCGAGAGACGACCTGCTGCTCGCCCGGCATTACCTCGCCCGCTTCGGCTCGCGGGCCAGGCTGATGGCGAAGATCGAAAAACCGCAGGCGGTGGACCGCTTCGACGACATCCTGCGCGAGGTGGACGGGATCATGGTGGCGCGCGGCGACCTGGGCGTCGAGATGCGCCCCGAGCAGGTGCCCACCATTCAAAAGCGATTGATCCGCCTGTGCCGCGAGGCCGGCAAGCCGGTGATCACCGCGACCCAGATGCTGGAAAGCATGATTCACCTGCCCAGGCCCACCCGCGCCGAGGCGTCGGACGTGGCGAACGCGATCTACGACGGCACCGACGCCGTGATGCTCTCGGCCGAGTCGGCGGCGGGGCAGTACCCGGTCGAGGCGGTCGCCATGATGGACCGCATCGCCCGCGAGGCCGAGTCCAGCGAGCACTACGCGGTGATGCAGCGCCAGCTGGTCGTGGATACCGAACTCGCCCAGGATTCCATCGCTTACGCGGCCTGCTCCATCGGTGAGAAGCTCGAAGCCCCCGCCATCGTGACCTTTACCAGCACGGGCGGGGCCGCGAGCCGCATCGCCAAGTACCGGCCCGCCGTGGCGATCCTGGCCCTGACGCCCAACGAACAGACCCGCAACCAGCTCGCGCTGTCCTGGGGCGTGTTCCCGATGCTCAGCGAGGACCCCCACGACACCGACGACATGGTCCGCATCGCCAACGACGAGCTGAAAAAGAGCGGGCTGGCCGAGATCGGGGACCGCTACGTGATCACGGCGGGCGTGCCCTTCGGCGTGCGCGGCACCACCAACATGCTGCGCGTCGAGCGGCTGCGCGAGGAGGACCTGAGCGACCGCGTGTAG
- the eno gene encoding phosphopyruvate hydratase produces MNIEKVIAREVLDSRGNPTVEAEVHLVSGFSGRAIVPSGASTGTHEALELRDGGERYSGKGVLKAVQNVNEALGPAVVGLDASDQGAVDAALLALDGTPNKGKLGGNAVLAVSLATARAAAQALDLPLYRYLGGSNAKTLPVPMMNLINGGAHADNSVDFQEFMVMPVGAPTFREALRYGAETFHTLKKVLSARGYNTNVGDEGGFAPDLKSNEEALQVLLEAIEKAGYEPGRDIVIALDPAVTELYKGGQYHLESEGRTLSTAEMVDFWADWASRYPILSIEDGLAEDDWDGWQQLTSRIGDRVQLVGDDLFVTNPERLARGIETGVGNAILVKVNQIGSLTESMDAIELAKRSRYGTIISHRSGESEDSFIADLAVATNAGQIKTGSASRSDRIAKYNQLLRIEDALGDRAVYLGRRALR; encoded by the coding sequence ATGAACATCGAGAAAGTGATCGCCCGTGAAGTGCTCGACTCGCGCGGAAATCCCACGGTCGAGGCCGAAGTTCACCTCGTCAGCGGCTTTTCCGGCCGCGCCATCGTGCCCTCGGGGGCCAGCACCGGCACCCACGAGGCGCTGGAGCTGCGCGACGGCGGCGAGCGCTACAGCGGCAAGGGCGTCCTGAAGGCCGTGCAGAACGTGAACGAGGCCCTCGGCCCCGCCGTGGTCGGCCTGGACGCCTCGGACCAGGGGGCGGTGGACGCGGCCCTGCTGGCGCTCGACGGCACCCCCAACAAGGGGAAGCTGGGCGGCAACGCGGTCCTGGCGGTCAGCCTCGCCACGGCCCGTGCGGCGGCCCAGGCCCTCGACCTCCCGCTGTACCGCTATCTGGGCGGCAGCAACGCCAAGACGCTGCCCGTCCCGATGATGAACCTGATCAACGGCGGCGCGCACGCCGACAACTCGGTCGACTTTCAGGAATTCATGGTGATGCCGGTCGGCGCCCCGACCTTCCGCGAGGCGCTGCGTTACGGCGCCGAGACTTTCCACACCCTCAAAAAGGTCCTCTCGGCGCGCGGGTACAACACCAACGTGGGCGACGAGGGCGGCTTCGCCCCCGACCTGAAAAGCAACGAAGAAGCCCTCCAGGTGCTGCTGGAGGCCATCGAGAAGGCCGGGTACGAGCCGGGCCGGGACATCGTGATCGCCCTCGACCCCGCCGTGACCGAGCTGTACAAGGGCGGCCAGTACCACCTGGAAAGCGAGGGCCGCACCCTGTCCACCGCCGAGATGGTGGACTTCTGGGCCGACTGGGCGAGCCGCTACCCGATTCTGTCCATCGAGGACGGGCTGGCGGAAGACGACTGGGACGGCTGGCAGCAGCTCACCTCCAGAATCGGGGACCGGGTGCAGCTCGTCGGGGACGACCTGTTCGTGACCAACCCCGAGCGCCTGGCGCGCGGCATCGAGACGGGCGTGGGCAACGCGATCCTGGTCAAGGTCAACCAGATCGGGTCCTTGACCGAGTCGATGGACGCCATCGAACTCGCCAAGCGCAGCCGCTACGGCACCATCATCAGCCACCGCTCGGGCGAGTCGGAGGACAGCTTCATCGCCGACCTCGCCGTCGCCACCAACGCCGGGCAGATCAAGACCGGCTCGGCCAGCCGCTCCGACCGCATCGCCAAGTACAACCAGCTGCTGCGCATCGAAGACGCGCTGGGAGACCGCGCGGTGTACCTGGGGCGGCGGGCGCTGAGGTAA
- the dnaN gene encoding DNA polymerase III subunit beta, which produces MRAHVTKKTLSEGLGLLERVIPSRSSNPLLTALKVEASDRGLTLSGTNLEIDLSCFVPAEVQDPQNFVVPAHLFAQIVRSLGGELVELEISGQELAVRAGGSDFKLQTGDLEAYPPLTFPGHADVSLDAAELARAFGSVRYAASNEAFQAVFRGIKLEHRADAARVVASDGYRVAIRDFPANGEGRNLIVPARSADELIRVLRDGEARFTYGEGLLSVTTDRVRMNLKLLDGDFPDYERVIPKDIKLQVTLPATALKEAVNRVAVLADKNANNRVEFQVSQGKLLLAAEGDYGRAQDTLDVVQGGSEPAMSLAFNARHVLDALGPIEGEAELLFSGSTSPAIFRASGGGGYMAVMVTLRV; this is translated from the coding sequence ATGAGAGCACACGTCACGAAGAAAACCCTGAGCGAAGGTCTCGGCCTGCTGGAGAGGGTGATCCCCAGCCGCAGTTCCAATCCGCTGCTTACCGCGCTCAAGGTGGAAGCCAGCGACCGGGGCCTGACCCTCAGCGGCACCAACCTCGAAATCGACCTGTCGTGCTTCGTTCCGGCGGAGGTGCAGGACCCGCAGAATTTCGTGGTGCCTGCCCATCTGTTCGCGCAGATCGTACGCAGCCTGGGCGGCGAACTCGTCGAACTTGAAATCAGCGGGCAGGAACTCGCCGTACGCGCTGGCGGCTCGGATTTCAAGCTTCAGACCGGAGACCTGGAAGCCTACCCGCCGCTGACCTTTCCGGGCCATGCCGACGTGAGCCTCGACGCCGCCGAACTCGCCCGCGCCTTTGGCAGCGTGCGCTACGCCGCGAGCAACGAGGCCTTTCAGGCGGTCTTCCGGGGGATCAAGCTCGAGCACCGCGCGGACGCGGCGCGGGTGGTGGCGTCGGACGGCTACCGGGTCGCCATTCGCGACTTTCCGGCGAACGGCGAGGGCCGCAACCTGATCGTGCCCGCCCGCAGCGCCGACGAGCTGATCCGGGTCCTGAGGGACGGCGAGGCCCGCTTCACCTACGGCGAGGGCCTGCTGAGCGTGACCACCGACCGCGTCCGGATGAACCTCAAGCTGCTCGACGGCGACTTTCCCGACTACGAGCGGGTGATTCCCAAGGACATCAAGCTTCAGGTGACCCTTCCCGCCACCGCGCTCAAGGAGGCCGTGAACCGCGTGGCCGTGCTGGCCGACAAGAACGCCAACAACCGGGTCGAGTTTCAGGTGTCGCAGGGCAAACTGCTGCTTGCCGCCGAGGGGGACTACGGACGCGCCCAGGACACGCTGGACGTGGTGCAGGGCGGCAGTGAACCCGCCATGAGCCTCGCGTTCAACGCCCGGCACGTGCTCGACGCCCTGGGGCCGATCGAGGGCGAAGCCGAGCTGCTCTTTTCCGGCTCCACCAGCCCCGCCATCTTCCGCGCGAGCGGGGGTGGGGGTTACATGGCGGTGATGGTCACGCTGAGGGTCTGA
- the dnaA gene encoding chromosomal replication initiator protein DnaA: MSQEIWADVLGYVRKNISEVEYHTWFAPVKNLGVQEGSLVLGVRNSFAQEWFRKHYLELLEDALRSLGAQNPQVSFQVLPAVQEAMILPQDPPPAPPPARSGPGPRQAPAAFPAENRKSLNPKYTFENFVVGPNNNLAHAAALAVAESPGKAYNPLFIYGDVGLGKTHLMHAVGHYITERFPEKRIEYVSTESFTNDLINAIRDDKMTQFRNRYRSVDLLLVDDIQFLAGKERTQEEFFHTFNALYENHKQIILSSDRPPKDIQTLEGRLRSRFEWGLITDIQSPEYETRVAILKMNAEHNRIDIPQEVLELIARQVTSNIRELEGALMRVVAFSSLNSVPFSRAVAAKALSNVFAPQEIKVEMMDVLRATAAHFNMPPDVVRGSGRVREVVVPRQVAMYLIRELTSHSLPEIGQFFGRDHSTVMHAVSKVTEQLGRDAELTASVDALRRQMQAVDDPEEGTE, encoded by the coding sequence ATCTCGCAGGAAATCTGGGCGGACGTGCTGGGGTACGTCCGCAAAAACATTTCGGAAGTCGAGTACCACACCTGGTTCGCTCCGGTGAAGAACCTGGGCGTGCAGGAGGGGTCGCTGGTGCTGGGCGTGCGGAACTCCTTCGCGCAGGAGTGGTTTCGCAAGCATTACCTGGAACTGCTGGAAGATGCCCTGAGAAGCCTGGGCGCGCAGAACCCGCAGGTCAGCTTCCAGGTGCTGCCCGCCGTGCAGGAGGCGATGATCCTGCCCCAGGACCCGCCGCCCGCCCCGCCTCCGGCCCGCTCCGGTCCCGGGCCGCGCCAGGCTCCCGCCGCCTTTCCCGCCGAGAACCGCAAGAGCCTCAATCCCAAATACACCTTCGAAAACTTCGTGGTGGGGCCGAACAACAACCTCGCGCACGCGGCGGCGCTGGCGGTGGCCGAGTCGCCCGGCAAGGCGTACAATCCGCTCTTCATCTACGGGGACGTGGGCCTGGGCAAGACCCACCTGATGCATGCGGTCGGGCACTACATCACCGAGAGATTCCCCGAAAAACGCATCGAGTACGTCTCGACCGAGTCCTTTACCAACGACCTGATCAACGCGATCCGGGACGACAAAATGACGCAGTTTCGCAACCGCTACCGCTCGGTTGACCTGCTGCTCGTCGACGATATCCAGTTCCTGGCGGGCAAAGAGCGCACGCAGGAGGAGTTTTTCCACACCTTCAATGCGCTCTACGAGAATCACAAGCAGATCATCCTGAGTTCCGACCGTCCCCCCAAAGACATTCAGACCCTCGAAGGCCGGTTGCGCAGCCGCTTCGAGTGGGGCCTGATCACCGATATCCAGTCCCCCGAGTACGAGACGCGGGTGGCGATCCTGAAGATGAATGCCGAGCACAACCGCATCGACATTCCGCAGGAGGTGCTGGAACTGATCGCCCGGCAGGTCACCAGCAACATCCGTGAACTGGAGGGCGCCCTGATGCGGGTGGTGGCCTTTTCCAGCCTCAATAGCGTGCCCTTCTCGCGGGCGGTGGCGGCCAAGGCACTGAGCAATGTGTTCGCGCCGCAAGAGATCAAGGTCGAGATGATGGACGTGCTGCGGGCCACCGCCGCGCACTTCAACATGCCGCCCGACGTGGTGCGCGGTTCGGGCCGGGTGCGCGAGGTCGTCGTGCCCCGTCAGGTCGCCATGTACCTGATCCGCGAACTCACCAGCCACTCGCTGCCGGAAATCGGCCAGTTTTTCGGCCGCGACCATTCCACCGTGATGCACGCGGTCTCCAAGGTCACTGAACAACTGGGCCGGGACGCCGAGCTGACCGCCTCCGTGGATGCCCTGCGCCGCCAGATGCAGGCCGTGGATGACCCCGAAGAGGGGACAGAATGA
- a CDS encoding SDR family oxidoreductase, with product MTRPGLSVLVLGGTQFVGRHIVEALLAGGHRVAVLTRGRTPDELPDAVERLKGDRDEGAAGLAALEGRRWDACVDVSGYTPRQVRASAEALQGRIGRYVFVSTVSVYAEQGRHPVREDDPLLPPAGEDVTEVTGETYGPLKVTCEHIVEEVCGERATVLRPQIVAGPHDPTGRYTYWVDRIAAGGEFLAPGDGSDAMQVIDARDLARFTVTVLEEDVPGTFNLAGPRLTWQEFVQTVREATAGDAQPVWVDAATLEAQGLGWSELPVYVPADGEQGGLMDVSFARARAAGLTHTDPVTTARDTRAWSADTPQKSFLTPEREAEVLAAVRGARG from the coding sequence ATGACAAGGCCGGGGCTAAGCGTGCTGGTGCTGGGCGGAACGCAGTTCGTCGGAAGGCATATCGTGGAAGCGCTGCTGGCCGGGGGGCACCGGGTCGCCGTGCTGACGCGCGGGCGTACGCCCGACGAGTTGCCGGACGCGGTCGAGCGCCTCAAGGGGGACCGCGACGAGGGCGCGGCGGGCCTCGCGGCGCTGGAGGGCCGCCGCTGGGACGCCTGCGTGGACGTGAGCGGTTACACGCCCCGGCAGGTGCGCGCGAGCGCCGAGGCGCTGCAAGGCCGGATCGGGCGCTACGTCTTCGTGAGCACCGTCAGCGTATACGCCGAGCAAGGTCGCCACCCCGTCCGCGAGGACGACCCCCTCTTGCCCCCCGCCGGGGAGGATGTGACCGAGGTGACGGGCGAGACCTACGGACCGCTGAAGGTCACCTGCGAGCACATCGTGGAGGAGGTTTGCGGCGAGCGCGCCACCGTGCTGCGCCCGCAGATCGTGGCCGGTCCCCACGACCCGACCGGGCGCTACACCTACTGGGTGGACCGGATCGCGGCAGGCGGCGAGTTTCTGGCGCCCGGAGACGGTTCCGACGCCATGCAGGTGATCGACGCCCGCGACCTCGCCCGCTTCACCGTGACCGTGCTGGAGGAGGACGTGCCGGGCACCTTCAACCTCGCCGGGCCGCGCCTGACGTGGCAGGAGTTCGTGCAGACCGTGCGGGAGGCGACCGCAGGAGACGCCCAGCCCGTTTGGGTGGACGCCGCCACGCTGGAAGCGCAGGGCCTGGGCTGGAGCGAGTTGCCCGTGTACGTCCCGGCCGACGGTGAACAGGGCGGCCTGATGGACGTGTCCTTCGCGCGGGCGCGGGCGGCAGGGTTGACCCACACGGACCCGGTCACCACGGCGCGGGACACCCGGGCCTGGAGCGCGGACACTCCACAAAAGTCCTTCCTGACCCCGGAGCGTGAGGCCGAGGTGCTCGCTGCCGTGCGGGGCGCGCGGGGCTGA
- a CDS encoding recombinase family protein: MALTFITYSRVSTRSQGDSWSPITQLNSCHEFGISQGWKPYKKEPHIHDTQTGVSYEERKGIQRALELVRAGLVQRVIINDIDRAGRDGEKLRKFIEDIYQIKGARPIISLDSREFASADEFIQAYHFQIAVAEHNRRKIIIETRRGMKTAFRAGAYLTSPPFGYQRAKELVSVSGMQVNVTKLKPNPIDSDLVRQGLEYFAETQSYRQAAVMLNKYNLVKNPERRRSFIATSMTRMFDNLDLYLGLPYVVTREINGEKLTQTQQHEPIITQQLAERVRTADKLRNRDIPGTLPKPFRRLITCSCCGNLAKVCTKTPANTKRVSDYHYTICFGRSKSQNYARVGLPHLVKETKCNSEIGTSKFIKHLNQFLDTLDDGLFQTKLEEIIANRISEVRHTGYSIDELEEEKEQLINELAETENKIVNLAGGELGRVGAVLERKLDNIETNLERVRESIQEKTELYAKEISELSSMGISREALESVQIEEDKETVHLAKMILERSQAGADVAELGELILKAGTFAEQKERELNSSFFRELVVSHSLKITELLGTLRTSLAAKDWTTVNETMAAIGLSFVGDYSERDREKRVASIRLVMHGDISLPYSPDLSGGCGSGNGAARGRCPAGTR; this comes from the coding sequence ATGGCCCTGACCTTTATTACGTACAGCAGAGTCAGCACCCGGTCTCAGGGGGACTCATGGTCTCCGATTACCCAGCTCAATAGCTGCCATGAGTTCGGAATCTCTCAGGGCTGGAAACCTTACAAGAAAGAGCCGCACATTCATGACACTCAAACGGGGGTCTCCTACGAAGAAAGAAAGGGAATTCAGCGAGCCTTAGAGCTGGTACGGGCTGGCCTAGTCCAAAGAGTCATTATCAATGACATTGACCGTGCAGGCAGAGACGGGGAAAAGCTCAGGAAATTTATTGAGGATATCTACCAGATTAAGGGGGCAAGACCTATCATTAGTCTTGACTCTAGAGAGTTTGCGAGTGCTGACGAATTTATCCAAGCGTATCATTTCCAGATTGCCGTAGCCGAGCACAATAGACGAAAGATTATTATTGAGACTCGCCGGGGCATGAAAACAGCTTTTAGAGCGGGAGCTTACCTAACGTCTCCCCCATTTGGGTATCAGAGAGCAAAAGAGCTAGTGTCTGTAAGTGGAATGCAGGTAAACGTCACTAAGCTTAAACCTAATCCCATTGACTCAGACCTAGTTAGACAGGGCCTAGAATACTTTGCGGAGACTCAGAGCTACAGACAAGCCGCTGTCATGCTAAATAAATACAATCTAGTAAAGAACCCAGAGAGGAGACGTTCTTTCATTGCAACAAGCATGACAAGAATGTTTGACAATTTAGACCTTTATTTAGGTCTGCCCTACGTTGTAACCCGTGAGATTAACGGGGAGAAACTTACTCAGACCCAGCAACATGAACCTATTATTACTCAGCAGCTAGCCGAGAGAGTAAGAACGGCAGATAAGCTCAGAAACAGGGATATTCCGGGTACCCTGCCTAAACCTTTTCGCCGTCTGATTACCTGTTCATGCTGCGGCAACTTAGCCAAAGTCTGCACCAAAACCCCAGCTAACACCAAAAGAGTAAGTGACTATCATTACACTATCTGCTTTGGCCGTAGCAAGAGCCAAAACTATGCCCGCGTAGGATTGCCTCACCTAGTCAAAGAAACCAAGTGTAATTCTGAAATAGGAACTAGCAAGTTTATTAAACACCTAAACCAATTCCTAGATACTCTCGATGACGGTCTCTTTCAGACTAAGCTAGAGGAGATTATTGCTAATCGAATTAGTGAGGTGCGTCACACGGGTTACAGCATTGATGAACTAGAGGAGGAAAAAGAACAGCTTATCAATGAGCTTGCCGAAACAGAAAATAAGATTGTCAATCTAGCAGGGGGCGAATTAGGGAGAGTTGGGGCAGTCCTAGAAAGAAAGCTGGATAACATTGAGACAAACTTAGAGAGAGTGAGAGAGTCCATCCAAGAAAAGACAGAACTCTACGCTAAAGAAATCAGTGAGCTTTCTAGCATGGGTATTAGCAGAGAGGCTCTAGAGAGTGTGCAGATTGAGGAGGACAAAGAAACAGTACACTTAGCCAAAATGATTCTAGAAAGGTCTCAAGCTGGGGCAGACGTGGCAGAGTTAGGAGAATTGATACTCAAGGCGGGTACGTTTGCCGAGCAAAAAGAAAGAGAACTCAATAGCTCCTTTTTCAGAGAGCTTGTTGTTTCACACTCCTTGAAAATAACTGAGTTGCTAGGAACCCTGAGGACTAGCCTAGCCGCTAAGGACTGGACCACCGTCAATGAGACAATGGCGGCAATTGGGCTGTCTTTCGTGGGCGACTACAGCGAGAGGGACAGGGAGAAACGGGTAGCAAGTATCAGACTGGTCATGCACGGGGATATTTCCCTACCCTATTCTCCTGACCTATCAGGCGGTTGCGGGTCGGGAAATGGTGCTGCGCGGGGCCGGTGCCCAGCGGGTACTCGCTGA